A single genomic interval of bacterium harbors:
- the trxB gene encoding thioredoxin-disulfide reductase gives MNTKVHDLIIIGSGPAGLTAAVYAARANLHPIIIEGKTPGGQLMSTTYVENWPGQKSILGPMLMMQMREHALHFGTNILSESVVTVDFAKKPFSVTTDAAKTYHAQSIIIATGAHHKTLGCPGEATYWSKGVTTCAVCDGAFYPNKKVVVIGGGDTAMEDASFLKKFTNQITIVHILDKLTASFAMQQRVLGDPDIKIIYESTVKQFHGNGTQLTGMTIRHQKTGNESELEADGAFIAIGLKPNTAPFKGQLAMNELGYITVTNQVHTSVPGIFAAGDVHDYKYRQAITSAGAGCMAALEAERYLLGL, from the coding sequence ATGAACACAAAAGTCCACGATCTTATTATTATCGGCTCAGGGCCGGCAGGCCTCACTGCGGCAGTATACGCCGCGCGTGCAAACTTACATCCGATCATCATTGAAGGTAAAACGCCTGGTGGTCAGCTCATGTCAACAACCTACGTTGAAAACTGGCCGGGTCAAAAAAGCATTCTTGGCCCAATGCTCATGATGCAGATGCGCGAGCATGCGTTACATTTTGGCACAAACATTCTTTCAGAATCTGTGGTAACCGTTGATTTTGCCAAAAAGCCGTTTTCAGTTACGACCGATGCAGCAAAAACGTACCACGCTCAATCGATCATCATTGCAACAGGCGCACACCATAAAACGTTAGGATGCCCGGGCGAGGCAACCTACTGGTCAAAAGGCGTAACCACCTGCGCAGTCTGTGACGGTGCGTTTTATCCAAATAAAAAGGTGGTTGTCATCGGCGGTGGAGACACCGCCATGGAAGATGCCTCCTTTTTGAAAAAGTTCACCAACCAGATCACCATCGTTCATATACTTGATAAGTTGACCGCCTCTTTTGCCATGCAACAGCGGGTTTTGGGCGATCCTGACATCAAAATCATATACGAAAGCACCGTAAAACAGTTTCATGGCAACGGCACACAGCTGACCGGCATGACCATCAGACATCAAAAAACCGGCAACGAATCTGAGCTTGAAGCGGATGGTGCATTTATTGCAATCGGCTTGAAGCCGAATACGGCTCCGTTCAAGGGCCAGCTTGCCATGAATGAGCTTGGATATATTACCGTTACCAATCAGGTTCATACCTCAGTTCCCGGCATTTTTGCAGCAGGAGATGTGCATGATTATAAATATCGCCAAGCGATCACCTCTGCCGGTGCTGGCTGCATGGCGGCATTGGAAGCTGAACGGTACCTGCTGGGCTTGTAA
- the frr gene encoding ribosome recycling factor, with amino-acid sequence MKEIILEENNIKSFQTPMEQEAVQAIKHFEKELTKVRTGRAHTSLVEDLLIHCYGGQSMPLKSLAAVAAPESRLITIQPWDTSVIGAIENAITNSELGLTPINDGALIRLQLPQMTTARRDELLKVLNKKLEECKVSIRNVRKDFNNLLKDAKQNKKISENFFNRLTDVLQTVTDKYCKLAEEHATKKEKDITTV; translated from the coding sequence TTCAGACTCCCATGGAGCAGGAAGCGGTACAAGCAATTAAACACTTTGAAAAAGAGCTTACAAAAGTTCGCACCGGACGTGCGCATACATCGTTAGTCGAAGATCTTTTGATACATTGTTATGGCGGACAAAGCATGCCACTGAAAAGCCTAGCTGCCGTAGCTGCTCCTGAGTCACGTTTAATTACGATTCAACCATGGGACACTTCAGTCATCGGCGCGATAGAAAATGCTATTACAAATTCCGAGCTTGGTTTAACCCCCATCAATGATGGAGCGTTAATTCGCTTACAACTACCACAAATGACCACTGCGCGAAGAGATGAGTTATTAAAGGTGTTAAACAAAAAACTTGAAGAATGCAAGGTCAGCATTCGTAACGTAAGAAAAGATTTTAACAACCTTTTAAAGGACGCAAAACAAAATAAAAAAATATCTGAGAATTTTTTCAACAGATTAACCGACGTTTTGCAAACTGTTACTGACAAATATTGCAAATTAGCCGAAGAACATGCAACAAAAAAAGAGAAAGATATTACAACCGTTTAA